The proteins below are encoded in one region of Apostichopus japonicus isolate 1M-3 chromosome 4, ASM3797524v1, whole genome shotgun sequence:
- the LOC139966356 gene encoding peroxisomal trans-2-enoyl-CoA reductase-like isoform X1, which yields MSATVTSRVSSVLRKGLFVDKVAIVTGGGTGIGKAITQELLYLGCKVVIASRKIDRLSKSGEEMKQNPYRHSKSDLSYMQCNIRKEEEVKSLMDYTIEKYGRIDYLVNNGGGQFPAHIEDITLKGWNAVIETNLTGTYLCSREAYRTWMEKNRGAIVNIIADNFRGMPIMGHSGAARAGVENITKTMALEWAQYGIRVNAVAPGTVYSETAAANYGDLDVFGQAVEQIPAKRLGETQEISGPVCFLLSPAASFISGITLRIDAASSLYMHPNFYISDHKNLPPYKWSDDPVEDDTSSAPKSKL from the exons ATGTCTGCTACAGTAACTTCTCGAGTATCTAGTGTCTTGAGGAAGGGTTTATTTGTAGATAAAGTAGCTATCGTGACCGGTGGTGGAACTGGTATTGGAAAAGCAATAACACAAGAGCTCTTGTATTTGG GTTGTAAGGTTGTTATAGCTTCCAGAAAGATAGACAGGTTGTCCAAGTCAGGAGAGGAGATGAAGCAGAATCCGTACAGACATTCAAAGTCAGATTTATCTTATATGCAATGTAACATCAGAAAGGAGGAAGAG GTTAAGTCGTTAATGGATTACACCATCGAAAAGTATGGCCGGATAGACTATTTGGTGAATAATGGTGGAGGTCAATTTCCTGCTCACATTGAAGATATTACTCTCAAAGGGTGGAATGCAGTGATCGAAACAAACTTGACAGGAACCTACCTGTGTAGTAGGGAAG CCTACAGAACCTGGATGGAGAAGAATCGTGGTGCTATCGTCAACATTATAGCTGATAATTTTCGCGGGATGCCAATCATGGG TCACTCGGGAGCTGCCAGAGCTGGTGTAGAGAACATAACAAAGACCATGGCATTAGAGTGGGCACAGTATGGCATCAGGGTGAATGCAGTCGCACCT GGTACAGTGTATTCTGAGACAGCTGCCGCCAACTATGGAGATCTTGATGTGTTTGGTCAAGCGGTGGAGCAAATTCCAGCTAAGAGACTAGGAGAGACGCAGGAG ATATCTGGCCCTGTTTGCTTCCTCCTTTCACCTGCCGCTTCATTCATCAGTGGTATCACGCTAAGAATTGATGCTGCCTCAAGTTTATACATGCATCCAAACTTCTACATCTCAG aTCATAAGAACCTTCCACCGTACAAATGGAGCGACGATCCAGTCGAAGATGACACCTCATCTGCGCCAAagtcaaaactttga
- the LOC139966356 gene encoding peroxisomal trans-2-enoyl-CoA reductase-like isoform X2 yields MSATVTSRVSSVLRKGLFVDKVAIVTGGGTGIGKAITQELLYLGCKVVIASRKIDRLSKSGEEMKQNPYRHSKSDLSYMQCNIRKEEEVKSLMDYTIEKYGRIDYLVNNGGGQFPAHIEDITLKGWNAVIETNLTGTYLCSREVFKAWMGKHGGVILNIVVDNIRGMPFMGHSGAARAGVENITKTMALEWAQYGIRVNAVAPGTVYSETAAANYGDLDVFGQAVEQIPAKRLGETQEISGPVCFLLSPAASFISGITLRIDAASSLYMHPNFYISDHKNLPPYKWSDDPVEDDTSSAPKSKL; encoded by the exons ATGTCTGCTACAGTAACTTCTCGAGTATCTAGTGTCTTGAGGAAGGGTTTATTTGTAGATAAAGTAGCTATCGTGACCGGTGGTGGAACTGGTATTGGAAAAGCAATAACACAAGAGCTCTTGTATTTGG GTTGTAAGGTTGTTATAGCTTCCAGAAAGATAGACAGGTTGTCCAAGTCAGGAGAGGAGATGAAGCAGAATCCGTACAGACATTCAAAGTCAGATTTATCTTATATGCAATGTAACATCAGAAAGGAGGAAGAG GTTAAGTCGTTAATGGATTACACCATCGAAAAGTATGGCCGGATAGACTATTTGGTGAATAATGGTGGAGGTCAATTTCCTGCTCACATTGAAGATATTACTCTCAAAGGGTGGAATGCAGTGATCGAAACAAACTTGACAGGAACCTACCTGTGTAGTAGGGAAG TGTTCAAAGCCTGGATGGGTAAGCATGGTGGTGTTATATTGAATATTGTGGTGGATAATATTAGGGGAATGCCCTTCATGGG TCACTCGGGAGCTGCCAGAGCTGGTGTAGAGAACATAACAAAGACCATGGCATTAGAGTGGGCACAGTATGGCATCAGGGTGAATGCAGTCGCACCT GGTACAGTGTATTCTGAGACAGCTGCCGCCAACTATGGAGATCTTGATGTGTTTGGTCAAGCGGTGGAGCAAATTCCAGCTAAGAGACTAGGAGAGACGCAGGAG ATATCTGGCCCTGTTTGCTTCCTCCTTTCACCTGCCGCTTCATTCATCAGTGGTATCACGCTAAGAATTGATGCTGCCTCAAGTTTATACATGCATCCAAACTTCTACATCTCAG aTCATAAGAACCTTCCACCGTACAAATGGAGCGACGATCCAGTCGAAGATGACACCTCATCTGCGCCAAagtcaaaactttga